Proteins co-encoded in one Capnocytophaga ochracea DSM 7271 genomic window:
- a CDS encoding sulfatase family protein: MKKFVFFFGLLYATTVFAQSKPNIILIVSDDHSYQTIGAYNNGATNATPAIDKLANEGVRFNKAFVTNSICGPSRACILTGKYSHKNGFMDNETSHYNSSQQQFVNLLQQGGYQTAWVGKYHLGDDPKGFDFFKILVDQGRYFNPDFIIEGKKRVNEQGYVSNIIEDEAEKWLDRRDPNKPFCLVVGHKAVHRTWMPDLPELGAYEQVNFPLPDTFFDDYATRKPASLQEMSIGKDMIMGYDLKMFKDEKEEVQDANFSRMTAIQLAHYNDFYNPIRQQYFSANLSGKELAQWKFQRYMRDYLSTVRSMDKNIQRMLDYLEKHKLKDNTVIIYMSDQGFYMGEHGWFDKRWMYEESFRTPMIVSYPKLFPKGTTNDDFVLNIDLAPTFLELAGLPIPADIQGKSFLPLFAKKAKPIRNQIFYHYYENGEHAVSPHFGVRTDRYKLIRYYKRVNTWELFDLKTDPKELSNVYGKKEYLKITKQLEALLLKEIRDKQDDLAEKVFFNKEFPVK, from the coding sequence ATGAAAAAATTCGTATTCTTCTTTGGGCTTTTATATGCCACAACAGTTTTTGCACAAAGCAAACCTAATATTATACTTATTGTTTCAGACGACCATTCGTATCAAACGATTGGAGCTTATAACAATGGGGCTACTAATGCAACTCCTGCAATTGATAAACTTGCTAATGAGGGTGTAAGGTTCAACAAAGCTTTTGTAACCAACTCCATTTGTGGTCCTAGTAGGGCTTGTATTCTCACGGGTAAGTATAGCCATAAGAATGGCTTTATGGACAATGAGACATCACACTATAATTCTTCACAACAACAGTTTGTGAATCTCTTGCAACAAGGAGGCTACCAAACTGCTTGGGTGGGAAAATACCACTTAGGTGATGACCCCAAGGGCTTTGACTTCTTTAAAATCTTAGTAGACCAAGGTCGTTATTTTAACCCCGACTTTATCATTGAAGGTAAAAAACGTGTAAACGAGCAAGGTTATGTAAGCAATATCATTGAAGATGAAGCCGAAAAATGGCTCGATCGTCGTGACCCTAATAAACCTTTCTGCTTGGTTGTGGGGCATAAAGCGGTGCATCGTACTTGGATGCCCGATTTACCTGAATTAGGAGCTTATGAACAGGTAAACTTCCCATTGCCCGATACTTTCTTTGACGATTATGCAACTCGCAAGCCCGCAAGTTTGCAAGAAATGTCCATTGGTAAGGATATGATAATGGGTTACGATTTGAAGATGTTCAAAGATGAAAAAGAAGAAGTGCAAGATGCAAACTTCTCTCGTATGACCGCTATTCAATTAGCACATTACAACGATTTTTACAATCCTATACGTCAACAGTATTTCAGCGCAAACCTCAGTGGTAAAGAATTAGCACAATGGAAGTTTCAACGCTATATGCGTGATTATCTATCTACCGTAAGATCGATGGATAAGAACATTCAGCGTATGCTCGATTACTTAGAAAAGCACAAATTGAAAGACAATACTGTGATTATATATATGTCCGACCAAGGTTTTTATATGGGCGAGCACGGTTGGTTTGACAAACGTTGGATGTACGAAGAATCTTTCCGTACCCCAATGATTGTCTCTTACCCTAAGCTCTTTCCTAAAGGCACAACCAACGATGATTTTGTGTTGAACATCGACTTGGCGCCTACTTTCTTAGAATTAGCCGGCTTGCCTATCCCTGCTGACATACAAGGCAAATCGTTCTTACCTTTGTTTGCTAAAAAAGCCAAACCTATTCGCAATCAAATATTCTATCACTACTACGAAAACGGAGAACACGCAGTATCACCTCATTTTGGTGTTCGCACTGATCGTTATAAACTCATTCGTTACTACAAACGCGTGAATACTTGGGAGCTATTTGACCTCAAAACCGATCCTAAAGAACTCAGCAACGTCTATGGCAAAAAAGAATATCTGAAAATTACTAAACAGTTAGAAGCTTTACTTTTAAAAGAAATTCGAGACAAGCAAGACGATTTGGCTGAAAAGGTATTTTTCAATAAAGAGTTTCCTGTGAAATGA
- a CDS encoding WbqC family protein → MVEQVLLHPTYFPSIAQFHLMLNKPCVLEVSDNYQKQTLRNRTYIYGANGKQSLNLPIKHVGGETGRQLFKDVKVENNFLWQRLHWKSLETAYRTSPYFEYYEDDLVRIFEKQYTYLLDVNIDTIETVLACLLVHINFDKTKTYEAEPQGVKDYRFLSSAKKKYSVTMPPYHQIFSDKYGFIPNLSILDLLFHEGPNTQEFLTKVKV, encoded by the coding sequence ATGGTTGAACAAGTATTATTACACCCTACTTATTTTCCTTCTATTGCTCAATTTCACTTGATGTTGAACAAACCTTGCGTTTTAGAAGTCTCTGACAACTATCAGAAACAAACCTTGCGCAATCGCACATATATTTACGGTGCCAATGGCAAGCAATCCCTAAACTTACCTATTAAGCACGTAGGAGGTGAAACTGGACGACAGTTGTTCAAAGATGTGAAAGTAGAGAATAATTTCCTATGGCAACGTCTGCACTGGAAAAGTTTAGAGACAGCCTATCGTACATCTCCTTATTTTGAGTATTATGAAGACGATTTGGTTCGTATTTTTGAAAAGCAATATACTTACTTACTCGATGTAAATATCGACACAATTGAAACTGTTTTAGCCTGTTTGTTAGTACATATTAACTTTGACAAGACAAAAACGTATGAAGCCGAGCCACAAGGAGTGAAAGACTATCGTTTTTTGAGTAGTGCTAAAAAAAAATACTCTGTAACAATGCCCCCTTACCACCAAATATTCTCAGATAAATATGGTTTTATTCCTAACTTATCTATTTTAGATTTGCTTTTCCACGAAGGGCCTAATACACAAGAGTTTTTAACTAAGGTAAAAGTGTAG
- a CDS encoding glycoside hydrolase family 2 TIM barrel-domain containing protein — MKNYLYIIISFFLTIVSYAQHLDSIFENPALQEINRMSMRASYFPFENIAKAKNGMIEQSARFLNLNGLWSFLWKEDYRQLPKDFYKTNFNESQWKKIPVPSNWEVQGYGIPIYVNASYEFNQKNPTPPDIPDSLQQNAGLYRKTFDLPTSWQGEKVYLHLGAVKSAFKLYINGKFVGMGKDSKLASEFDITPYITKGKNLIAMEVRRWTDASYLECQDMWRFSGISRDCYLYMRPKVHLYDLSISAGLDKNYTNGKLTTSVEVWNETPSDVSKYQVEVSLFDKEQLLYQEQKATIGLKKAFGKTELQFEAQLPQVRAWSAETPYLYRLQMALYDAEGKVKEVVSRPIGFRTIEIEGANILVNGKRILFKGVNRHETDPHTGQVVSQEQMENDVKQMKALNFNAVRTSHYPNDPYFYDLCDKYGLYVMDEANIESHGMHYEMDKTIGNDPVWEYAHLLRMERMVKRDKNHPSVLFWSMGNESGNGWNFYKGYQHIKGLDSSRPIHYELAHYDWNTDIESRMYRRIPFLIDYALSNHTKPFLQCEYAHAMGNSVGNFQEYWDVYEHYPKLQGGFIWDFIDQGLYKTLSNGKKIVTYGGDYGDKNTPSDNNFLINGVIASDRSWHPHAYEVRKVQQEIGFQYQNNQLILRNKHFFKDLLNYEIYWQLLKEGVPVQSGNITNLIVLPQSEATFLLPPLKTDDKAEYILQCTARLKQDEGLLKKGTELAFAEFPLTSYSPQKAIADTTPLQVEETASHILLYNKHYTAKIDKQTGKWVSFQVKNEELFAPEGLEVNLWRAGTDNDFGAGLPKKLQQLQEADKKADSVRISVEKLNSGQVKITLRKRLVEGTINYTQELLFDGKPSVTVSNHFKPLKNDKTLTFKIGNHLTLLPFQRIQWYGRGPWESYWDRKTSAMVGLYEGAIVSQYYPYVRPQENGNKTDVRWAKLSKKKGVNIAIYSTGSLLNINALPYSPAQLFPGIEKGQTHAGELTPDKYTHLDIDLQQLGLGGDNSWGNLPMEQYLLYLYQPYSYSYRIEAF, encoded by the coding sequence ATGAAGAACTACCTATACATTATTATATCATTTTTTCTAACTATAGTCTCTTATGCCCAACACTTGGATTCCATTTTTGAAAATCCAGCACTGCAAGAAATCAATCGAATGTCAATGCGTGCCTCCTACTTTCCGTTTGAGAATATAGCTAAAGCAAAAAATGGTATGATAGAGCAATCAGCACGTTTCCTAAATCTCAATGGCTTGTGGTCATTCCTTTGGAAAGAAGACTACCGTCAGTTGCCAAAAGACTTCTACAAAACCAATTTTAACGAAAGTCAGTGGAAGAAAATTCCTGTACCTTCTAATTGGGAAGTACAGGGATATGGCATTCCAATTTACGTGAACGCTTCTTACGAATTCAATCAAAAGAACCCTACTCCTCCCGATATTCCTGATAGTCTCCAACAAAATGCTGGTCTGTATCGCAAAACTTTTGATTTGCCCACTTCTTGGCAAGGAGAAAAGGTATATCTACATTTAGGAGCAGTGAAATCGGCATTTAAACTGTATATAAACGGTAAATTTGTGGGTATGGGTAAAGACAGCAAGTTGGCTTCTGAATTTGACATTACACCTTATATCACTAAGGGCAAAAACCTTATTGCAATGGAAGTGCGTCGATGGACGGACGCAAGCTATCTCGAATGCCAAGATATGTGGCGCTTTTCTGGGATTTCTCGTGATTGCTACCTATATATGCGACCTAAAGTGCATTTATACGACCTTAGTATCAGCGCTGGTTTAGATAAAAACTACACCAATGGCAAACTCACCACTTCGGTAGAAGTATGGAACGAAACTCCAAGCGATGTCTCCAAATACCAAGTGGAAGTAAGTCTGTTCGACAAAGAACAACTGCTCTACCAAGAGCAAAAAGCAACTATCGGACTCAAAAAAGCCTTTGGTAAAACCGAATTGCAATTCGAAGCACAATTGCCACAAGTGAGAGCGTGGAGTGCTGAAACGCCTTATCTGTACCGTTTACAAATGGCGCTGTACGATGCTGAGGGAAAGGTGAAAGAAGTAGTAAGTCGTCCCATAGGCTTTAGAACGATTGAGATAGAAGGGGCTAACATTTTGGTAAACGGCAAACGCATACTCTTCAAAGGGGTGAACCGTCACGAAACCGACCCGCATACGGGACAAGTAGTGAGTCAAGAACAGATGGAGAACGATGTAAAGCAGATGAAAGCCCTCAATTTTAATGCGGTACGTACCTCTCATTACCCTAACGACCCTTATTTCTATGACCTTTGTGATAAATATGGGCTTTATGTAATGGACGAGGCTAATATAGAAAGCCACGGTATGCATTATGAAATGGATAAGACTATCGGTAATGACCCCGTGTGGGAATATGCTCATTTGCTACGTATGGAACGTATGGTAAAGCGCGATAAAAACCACCCATCAGTATTGTTTTGGAGTATGGGCAACGAGTCAGGTAACGGTTGGAACTTCTACAAAGGTTATCAACACATAAAAGGCTTAGACTCCTCACGCCCTATTCACTATGAATTAGCTCACTACGATTGGAATACTGATATTGAGTCGCGTATGTACCGTCGTATTCCTTTCCTTATCGACTATGCGCTCAGCAATCATACTAAACCCTTCTTGCAATGTGAATACGCTCACGCAATGGGTAACAGTGTAGGTAACTTTCAAGAATATTGGGACGTGTATGAACATTATCCTAAACTACAAGGTGGTTTTATTTGGGATTTCATCGATCAAGGGCTTTATAAAACCTTATCTAATGGCAAGAAAATAGTAACCTACGGGGGTGATTATGGTGATAAAAATACTCCCAGCGATAATAATTTTCTTATCAATGGAGTAATAGCTTCCGACAGAAGTTGGCATCCTCACGCCTATGAAGTACGCAAAGTGCAACAAGAAATAGGCTTTCAATATCAAAATAACCAACTGATATTGCGCAATAAACATTTCTTTAAAGATTTATTAAACTACGAAATATATTGGCAACTGCTCAAAGAAGGTGTTCCTGTTCAAAGTGGTAATATTACCAACTTAATAGTATTACCACAAAGCGAGGCTACTTTTTTACTACCTCCTCTTAAAACAGACGATAAAGCAGAATATATCTTGCAATGTACCGCCCGTCTCAAACAAGACGAAGGCCTTTTAAAGAAAGGTACAGAACTCGCTTTTGCCGAGTTTCCTCTCACCTCCTACTCTCCTCAAAAAGCTATTGCTGATACAACACCTTTACAGGTAGAAGAAACAGCCAGTCATATTCTATTGTATAATAAGCACTATACAGCCAAAATAGATAAACAAACAGGCAAATGGGTATCGTTTCAAGTGAAGAATGAAGAACTCTTTGCTCCCGAAGGCTTAGAGGTGAATTTATGGCGAGCTGGGACTGATAATGATTTTGGGGCAGGTTTACCTAAAAAACTACAACAGCTACAAGAGGCAGATAAAAAAGCTGATAGTGTCCGTATATCGGTAGAAAAACTCAACTCCGGTCAAGTGAAGATAACCCTACGCAAGCGATTGGTAGAAGGTACAATTAATTATACTCAAGAGTTGCTTTTTGATGGCAAGCCTTCCGTAACGGTGAGCAATCACTTCAAACCGCTAAAGAACGACAAAACGCTTACTTTTAAGATAGGCAATCATCTTACACTACTGCCTTTTCAGCGCATTCAGTGGTATGGTAGAGGTCCTTGGGAAAGTTATTGGGATAGGAAAACATCGGCTATGGTAGGCTTGTACGAAGGTGCTATTGTTAGCCAGTATTACCCTTATGTGCGTCCGCAAGAGAATGGTAATAAAACTGATGTACGTTGGGCAAAGCTCAGTAAGAAAAAAGGAGTAAACATTGCCATTTATAGTACAGGTTCTTTACTAAATATAAATGCCCTGCCTTATAGTCCTGCACAGTTATTTCCTGGTATAGAAAAAGGACAAACACACGCAGGTGAACTCACCCCTGATAAGTATACTCACTTAGACATCGATTTGCAACAATTAGGTTTGGGAGGTGATAACAGCTGGGGCAACTTACCTATGGAACAATACTTACTGTATCTGTATCAGCCTTACAGCTATAGTTACAGAATAGAAGCTTTTTAA